Proteins from one candidate division KSB1 bacterium genomic window:
- a CDS encoding 23S rRNA (pseudouridine(1915)-N(3))-methyltransferase RlmH codes for MKLNILTVGDPGNKHLKALADRYTQRIRRYAPVMRTAVKPVRIKSLSKEQIKQQESDRLYDKCLQHDHVVALDARGEQMSSEDFAQFFNDSARRSVRQITFVIGGPLGLDSAFLKQAHRRLSISAMTLPHELALVVLLEQIYRAHTILKGEPYHK; via the coding sequence ATGAAACTCAATATACTGACAGTCGGAGACCCCGGCAACAAACATCTGAAAGCCCTGGCCGACAGATATACCCAACGGATACGCCGGTACGCACCGGTCATGCGAACCGCCGTCAAGCCGGTCCGCATCAAATCGCTTTCCAAAGAACAAATCAAACAGCAGGAAAGCGACAGGCTGTATGACAAATGTTTGCAGCACGACCATGTGGTCGCACTGGATGCCCGGGGAGAACAAATGAGTTCGGAGGACTTTGCCCAATTTTTTAATGACAGCGCGCGCCGAAGCGTCAGGCAAATCACATTTGTGATTGGCGGACCGCTGGGACTGGACTCTGCATTTCTAAAACAAGCGCACCGGCGCCTTTCCATCTCAGCGATGACGCTGCCGCACGAACTCGCCCTTGTGGTGCTGCTTGAACAAATCTATCGTGCGCACACCATATTGAAAGGCGAGCCCTATCACAAATAA
- a CDS encoding PAS domain S-box protein, translating to MTHDKPHLHDADAIQLVVVHPDQNLKQCIFQGLRQKQYPIRGAETAKAGLDSLGESETEILLLSSECPDMTWNEVMSELQVRRLCTPVLLMTPPQQTRLHAAMLQTGAADCVVVDSEHIELLVIRVNKIISDVTERRKTLQQIGDGMRRYEKLFLNSLMGIGLARPDGQIIETNDAFATILGYTRDELLRVKSSDLYKNIADRERAIQILDKNAVLSDFETTLKRKDGKEVHVLLSSSKIEYNGETFYQTTCLDISARKQAENQLRAQEKLFQDMLKAVPDSISVHDTDLNIVYCNWNGFSAIPEDKRILNSKCYKTLRGYHKQCPDCRAGKVIQSKKTHRSEIELSDGKWMDLRIIPLLDHNGNCTHFVEWVRDISDRKQLEQQQRDYVRELELITDTLVKSSRITDLNALCQYLVDQIHSFNPKTYVLISMYEPETGHVKVRAMAGYGKILNRIYKMIGADKDSFNFHPEDMGELTKLYVTGKLVQVPGGAYDLLEHKVPKSICDSIEKLLNVDASYGVGFSLNNEPYGGIVILTQKGHSVQFKSAIETIASHASLILHRRQAEQAAESLNERIQAGLKAGNLAWWELQLPSGKVQFDDMKATALGYKPESFTQYQDFTTLIHPEDREKTIQAMRDHLDGKTDRYHVEYRIRARDESYKWYRDMGSIVEHSAGNGTMRLIGIVEDITESKQSELERAKLEAQLHRSQKLETIGTLSGGIAHDFNNILTPILGYAEMGRDALEASHPVREDLQYIIEGAERAKELIQQIMTFSRNESKQKTPLYLHTVVRQAVKLMRATIPTTVDIRKNIDTTCPAVLADATQMHQVMVNLCTNAYQALSDKGGYLKIELNQTTVDEKTALLDPELKVGDYVQLVVQDNGVGMDENTMNRIFEPFFTTQKGGRGTGLGLSVVHGIVKGHNGAIVVESEPNQGTLFSVYIPVSQADVQDESQTQNIPAGKGKILVVDDETAIASMLNRMLKKLGYQVDSYTHSPDALDVLRHKKAQYDLVLTDLTMPELDGIELAQEIRKLDKKPAVVLMTGYSEQVRVEQSKHLFERVLAKPINRREIALIVQETIRKTNREAG from the coding sequence ATGACACACGATAAACCCCATCTGCACGACGCGGACGCTATTCAACTTGTTGTTGTACATCCGGATCAAAACCTGAAACAATGCATTTTTCAAGGCCTCAGGCAGAAGCAATACCCGATCAGAGGCGCGGAAACCGCCAAAGCCGGTCTGGATTCACTGGGTGAAAGTGAGACCGAGATTCTGCTTCTGAGTTCCGAGTGCCCGGATATGACGTGGAATGAAGTGATGTCTGAACTCCAGGTGCGTCGTCTCTGTACTCCCGTACTCTTGATGACGCCGCCGCAGCAGACTCGTTTGCATGCGGCTATGCTTCAAACCGGAGCAGCAGATTGCGTGGTTGTCGATTCGGAGCATATTGAACTTTTAGTGATTAGAGTCAATAAAATTATCAGTGATGTGACTGAACGACGAAAGACTCTGCAGCAGATCGGAGATGGCATGCGGCGATATGAAAAGCTGTTTTTAAATTCTTTGATGGGGATTGGGCTGGCCAGGCCTGACGGACAAATCATTGAAACCAACGACGCCTTTGCTACGATCCTCGGATATACCCGGGACGAATTGTTGCGAGTAAAATCATCCGATTTATATAAAAATATTGCAGACCGCGAGCGTGCTATCCAAATACTGGATAAAAACGCTGTGTTGAGCGATTTTGAAACCACCTTGAAGCGAAAAGACGGAAAAGAGGTGCATGTTTTGCTCTCAAGTTCAAAAATTGAATATAACGGCGAAACCTTTTATCAAACCACCTGTCTGGATATCAGCGCTCGTAAACAGGCTGAAAATCAGTTGCGTGCCCAGGAAAAATTATTTCAGGATATGCTCAAAGCAGTGCCCGACAGCATCTCGGTGCATGATACAGATCTGAATATTGTGTACTGCAACTGGAACGGATTTAGCGCGATACCGGAGGACAAACGTATCCTGAACAGCAAATGCTATAAAACACTTCGGGGTTATCATAAACAATGCCCGGATTGCCGGGCTGGGAAAGTCATTCAGTCGAAAAAAACTCATCGTTCAGAGATTGAACTTTCTGACGGCAAGTGGATGGATCTCCGTATCATCCCGCTTTTGGATCATAACGGAAACTGCACCCATTTTGTGGAATGGGTGCGAGATATTAGCGACCGCAAGCAACTGGAACAGCAGCAAAGAGACTATGTGCGCGAACTGGAGCTTATCACCGATACACTGGTGAAAAGCAGCCGTATCACTGATCTAAATGCATTATGCCAATACCTGGTGGATCAAATCCACTCTTTTAATCCAAAGACCTATGTGCTGATTTCCATGTACGAGCCGGAAACCGGACATGTCAAGGTCCGAGCCATGGCCGGTTACGGAAAGATACTCAACCGTATTTACAAGATGATCGGCGCTGACAAAGACAGTTTTAATTTTCATCCTGAAGACATGGGGGAACTCACAAAGCTTTATGTCACCGGTAAACTGGTGCAAGTGCCGGGCGGCGCCTATGATCTACTGGAACACAAAGTGCCCAAATCTATTTGTGACTCTATTGAAAAGCTGTTGAATGTCGATGCCTCGTACGGGGTGGGATTTTCTCTGAATAATGAACCCTATGGCGGTATTGTCATTTTGACGCAAAAAGGGCACAGCGTTCAGTTTAAATCCGCCATCGAAACCATTGCCAGTCACGCGTCGCTCATTCTTCACCGACGTCAGGCAGAACAAGCCGCTGAAAGCCTGAACGAACGCATTCAGGCCGGTCTAAAGGCCGGTAATCTGGCCTGGTGGGAATTGCAGCTGCCTTCAGGTAAGGTGCAATTTGATGATATGAAAGCCACGGCTCTGGGATACAAGCCGGAGTCTTTTACACAGTATCAGGACTTTACAACATTGATCCATCCGGAGGACCGTGAAAAGACCATACAGGCCATGCGCGATCATTTGGACGGCAAAACCGACCGTTATCACGTGGAATACCGCATCAGGGCGAGAGATGAGTCTTATAAATGGTACCGTGATATGGGCAGTATTGTCGAACACAGCGCCGGAAATGGAACGATGCGGCTTATTGGCATCGTGGAAGACATCACAGAAAGCAAACAGTCAGAGCTCGAACGTGCCAAACTGGAAGCGCAGCTGCATCGGTCGCAAAAACTGGAGACGATCGGCACGCTGTCCGGCGGTATTGCCCATGATTTCAATAATATTCTCACTCCAATTCTCGGATATGCAGAAATGGGGAGGGATGCATTGGAGGCGTCTCATCCGGTGCGTGAGGATTTGCAGTATATCATAGAGGGCGCCGAGCGCGCCAAAGAGTTGATTCAGCAGATTATGACCTTTAGCCGCAACGAGTCGAAACAAAAGACGCCGCTTTATCTGCATACGGTTGTCAGGCAGGCAGTGAAACTGATGCGTGCCACCATTCCAACGACTGTAGACATTCGAAAAAACATTGATACAACATGTCCGGCTGTATTGGCTGATGCCACACAAATGCACCAGGTGATGGTGAATTTGTGTACCAATGCTTACCAAGCTCTATCGGACAAAGGCGGATATTTAAAGATTGAACTGAACCAAACAACTGTCGATGAAAAAACCGCATTGCTTGATCCGGAGTTAAAAGTTGGCGATTATGTTCAACTTGTCGTCCAGGATAACGGCGTTGGCATGGATGAAAACACCATGAATCGAATTTTTGAACCCTTTTTCACCACCCAAAAAGGGGGCCGGGGTACGGGGTTGGGGCTGTCAGTGGTGCATGGGATCGTCAAAGGCCACAACGGCGCGATCGTTGTCGAAAGCGAACCGAACCAGGGCACGCTGTTCAGCGTCTATATCCCGGTTTCGCAGGCGGACGTGCAGGATGAATCTCAGACCCAAAACATTCCCGCCGGTAAAGGTAAAATATTGGTTGTGGATGATGAGACAGCCATTGCGTCAATGCTGAATCGAATGCTGAAAAAACTGGGATATCAGGTTGACAGTTATACCCATAGTCCGGATGCTCTTGATGTATTAAGGCACAAAAAGGCGCAATACGATCTGGTGTTGACGGATTTAACCATGCCGGAACTCGACGGGATTGAACTAGCGCAAGAAATCCGAAAGCTGGACAAGAAACCGGCTGTTGTGTTGATGACCGGTTATA